The following coding sequences lie in one Miscanthus floridulus cultivar M001 chromosome 9, ASM1932011v1, whole genome shotgun sequence genomic window:
- the LOC136479920 gene encoding receptor-like protein EIX2 — protein MISEIFMLNLYDNSLSGPFPLFLQKCQRLIFLDLAFNQFSGSLPTWIGEKLSSLAFLRLRSNMFTGDIPFELSKMKDLQFLDLASNNFSGMIPTSLVNLEAMSHIPAGNGSLSDVVYYGLSLSNVVVYYGLSFSGGMRFGPNEFIHMSTLYNDSLSVVTKGQQLEFTTGIRFMVNLDLSCNSLTGHIPEEISALTALTSLNLSWNDLSGTIPMNIGALQSLESLDLSRNGLSGEIPKSVSSLSALSHLNLSYNNLSGQIPSGNQLQVLDNQASIYIGNPGLCGPPLSKKFSYSSNPLKFPHLSFVLIKSGLSGEHISVVSCSCKQRFLTFRLNKS, from the coding sequence ATGATTTCAGAAATCTTTATGCTCAACTTATATGACAACAGTCTTTCAGGACCATTCCCTCTTTTTCTCCAAAAATGCCAGCGCCTAATATTTCTTGATCTTGCATTTAATCAGTTTTCTGGGAGCTTACCGACATGGATAGGAGAGAAATTGTCGTCCTTAGCATTTCTGAGGTTACGTTCAAATATGTTCACTGGTGACATCCCTTTCGAGCTTAGCAAGATGAAAGATCTTCAGTTTTTAGACCTAGCTTCTAACAATTTCTCAGGGATGATCCCCACGTCACTTGTGAATTTGGAGGCCATGTCCCACATTCCTGCTGGCAATGGCTCACTTTCAGATGTCGTCTACTATGGATTGTCACTTTCAAATGTTGTCGTCTACTATGGATTGTCATTTTCTGGAGGGATGAGATTTGGGCCTAATGAGTTCATTCACATGAGCACGTTGTACAATGATAGTTTATCAGTTGTCACTAAAGGGCAGCAACTTGAATTTACAACTGGAATCAGGTTTATGGTAAATTTGGATCTGTCTTGCAACAGCTTAACAGGGCATATTCCTGAAGAAATTAGTGCACTTACTGCACTGACAAGCTTAAACCTTTCTTGGAATGATCTAAGCGGGACAATCCCAATGAATATCGGTGCCTTACAGTCGCTGGAATCTTTGGATCTATCACGTAATGGGCTTTCTGGAGAAATCCCTAAGAGCGTATCATCTCTAAGCGCACTCAGCCACTTGAATTTGTCTTACAACAATTTGTCAGGACAAATACCGTCTGGGAATCAGCTACAGGTGCTTGATAACCAGGCATCCATATACATTGGAAACCCCGGTCTTTGTGGTccacctctctccaagaaatttTCCTATAGTTCCAATCCTCTAAAATTTCCCCACCTGTCCTTTGTTTTGATCAAATCAGGCCTTAGTGGTGAACATATATCAGTTGTGTCATGTAGTTGTAAACAAAGGTTCCTTACATTCAGGTTGAACAAATCATGA